From Sphingopyxis sp. USTB-05, the proteins below share one genomic window:
- a CDS encoding TMEM165/GDT1 family protein, translating into MEALLTSTAVVALAEIGDKTQLLAILLATRFNRPVPIIFGILVATLANHALAALLGASAAAFLDSPVFRYAIGLSFVAMAAWTLIPDKFEDDEAPKPRFGAFLTTLVAFFLVEMGDKTQVATIALGAQYHNVLLVTAGTTLGMMIANVPAIFLGHELLKRVDLAKVRMVAATLFLVIGLWVLVQTAGLLG; encoded by the coding sequence ATGGAAGCCCTGTTAACCTCGACCGCTGTCGTCGCGCTCGCCGAAATCGGCGACAAGACGCAGTTGCTTGCGATCCTGCTCGCGACGCGGTTCAACCGCCCGGTGCCGATCATCTTCGGCATATTGGTCGCGACGCTCGCCAATCATGCGCTCGCGGCGCTGCTGGGCGCATCGGCCGCGGCCTTCCTCGACAGTCCGGTCTTCCGCTACGCCATCGGGCTTTCCTTTGTCGCGATGGCGGCGTGGACGCTGATCCCCGACAAGTTCGAGGACGATGAGGCACCGAAGCCGCGCTTCGGGGCGTTCCTGACGACGCTCGTCGCCTTCTTCCTCGTCGAGATGGGCGACAAGACGCAGGTCGCGACGATCGCGCTCGGCGCGCAATATCACAACGTTCTTCTGGTTACCGCGGGCACCACGCTCGGCATGATGATCGCCAACGTCCCCGCAATCTTCCTCGGCCACGAACTGCTCAAGCGCGTCGATTTGGCCAAGGTTCGCATGGTCGCCGCGACGCTGTTCCTCGTTATCGGCCTTTGGGTGCTGGTGCAGACTGCGGGTTTGCTCGGTTAG
- the galE gene encoding UDP-glucose 4-epimerase GalE, whose protein sequence is MNILLTGGAGYIGSHVAAPLVAAGHHVVCFDNLSNSDPSVMERLEAITGQTVPLVTGDIRDGDALRKVIRDHAIEAVIHFAGLKAVGESVTEPMKYYDNNVRGTLSLLEAMADGGTKTLVFSSSATVYGQPQYLPLDENHPTSATNPYGRTKLMIEEMLADVAAADPEWRIAILRYFNPVGAHDSGLIGENPNGTPNNLMPFVSRVAAGRLAELSVFGNDYDTPDGTGVRDYIHVVDLADGHVAALDAIGKVDQPLSIWNLGTGQGYSVLDMVEAFERVNGVSIPYRIAPRRDGDVASCFASPDRAARELGWSANRDLDAMCSSSWRFERMLATRNAG, encoded by the coding sequence ATGAATATTCTACTGACCGGTGGCGCGGGATATATCGGCAGCCATGTTGCGGCGCCGCTCGTGGCGGCCGGCCATCATGTGGTATGCTTTGACAATCTGTCGAACAGCGATCCCTCGGTCATGGAGCGGCTCGAAGCGATCACCGGCCAGACGGTCCCGCTCGTTACCGGCGACATTCGCGACGGCGACGCGCTGCGCAAGGTCATCCGCGATCACGCGATCGAGGCGGTGATCCATTTCGCCGGGCTCAAAGCGGTCGGCGAATCGGTCACCGAGCCGATGAAATATTACGACAACAATGTTCGCGGCACATTGTCGCTGCTGGAAGCGATGGCCGACGGCGGCACGAAGACGCTCGTCTTCTCATCGAGCGCCACTGTCTACGGCCAGCCGCAATATCTGCCGCTCGACGAAAATCATCCGACCTCTGCGACCAATCCTTATGGCCGCACCAAGCTGATGATCGAGGAAATGCTGGCCGATGTCGCCGCCGCCGATCCCGAGTGGCGGATCGCGATCCTGCGCTATTTCAATCCGGTCGGCGCGCACGACAGCGGGCTGATCGGCGAGAATCCGAACGGCACCCCCAACAATCTGATGCCATTCGTCAGCCGCGTCGCGGCCGGGCGGCTCGCCGAACTGTCGGTGTTCGGCAATGATTACGACACGCCCGACGGCACCGGCGTACGCGACTATATCCATGTCGTGGACCTCGCCGACGGACACGTCGCCGCGCTCGATGCGATCGGCAAGGTCGACCAGCCGCTGTCGATCTGGAACCTCGGCACCGGACAGGGCTATTCGGTGCTCGACATGGTCGAAGCGTTCGAGCGCGTGAACGGGGTCAGCATCCCCTATCGCATCGCGCCGCGCCGCGACGGCGATGTCGCGAGCTGCTTTGCCAGCCCCGATCGCGCCGCGCGCGAACTGGGCTGGAGCGCGAACCGCGACCTCGACGCAATGTGTTCATCGAGCTGGCGTTTCGAGCGAATGCTCGCGACGCGAAATGCCGGCTAA
- a CDS encoding sigma-70 family RNA polymerase sigma factor yields the protein MSIDEPSLARLMAASQRGDRAAYRALLGDSRKWLTRYFARRIAPHHIDDLVQETLVSMHHKLATWDSGRAFLPWLAAIARYRWIDMLRRQRDEAELGDNDAAVSAEDEAVHAKLSIDHLLTLLPPGQAQAITLVKIEGASIAEASQISGQSESLVKVNIHRGLKKLAELIESE from the coding sequence ATGAGCATCGACGAACCTTCGCTGGCGCGCCTTATGGCGGCATCGCAGCGGGGGGATCGTGCGGCCTATCGGGCGTTGCTCGGCGATAGCCGCAAATGGCTCACCCGCTATTTCGCGCGACGGATCGCGCCGCATCACATCGACGACCTGGTCCAGGAGACGCTGGTTTCGATGCACCACAAGCTTGCGACATGGGACAGCGGACGAGCCTTCCTGCCGTGGCTTGCGGCAATCGCGCGTTATCGCTGGATCGACATGCTGCGCCGCCAACGCGACGAGGCCGAACTGGGTGACAACGATGCGGCGGTCAGCGCCGAGGACGAGGCGGTACATGCCAAGCTGAGTATCGACCACCTGTTGACCTTGCTGCCGCCGGGACAGGCGCAGGCAATCACCCTGGTAAAGATCGAAGGCGCCTCGATCGCCGAGGCGTCGCAAATTTCCGGCCAGAGCGAGTCGCTGGTCAAGGTGAACATCCATCGCGGGCTAAAGAAGCTCGCCGAATTGATTGAAAGCGAATGA
- a CDS encoding NrsF family protein, with the protein MKDASIDDLIDGLADDLTPVRPRRVMGGSLWVAAGWLGAGAVLVWLFGMRPDLAGGVMPPLSMLAFWLVAATGVAAAWSALRMGLPGVGRDYGGWRWAVGALLALPLAALFVFFGDAHAHTEAARRGFDVHCLLQGIVSGLGVGAALFLWLRAGAPTSPTRAGWVIGVAAGAAGASIIALLCSSDDLVHITLWHASAVPVSAIAGRLILPRFLRW; encoded by the coding sequence ATGAAGGACGCATCGATCGACGATCTGATCGACGGGCTGGCTGACGATCTGACTCCCGTGCGGCCGCGGCGCGTGATGGGCGGATCGCTATGGGTCGCGGCGGGCTGGCTTGGTGCGGGAGCTGTGCTCGTCTGGCTGTTCGGGATGCGGCCCGACCTCGCAGGGGGCGTGATGCCGCCGTTGTCGATGCTTGCGTTCTGGCTCGTCGCAGCGACCGGGGTGGCTGCGGCGTGGAGTGCGCTGCGCATGGGGCTGCCGGGCGTCGGGCGCGACTATGGCGGCTGGCGCTGGGCCGTCGGCGCGTTGTTGGCACTACCGCTCGCCGCGCTCTTCGTATTCTTTGGTGATGCCCATGCGCATACGGAAGCGGCACGGCGCGGCTTCGATGTGCACTGCCTATTGCAGGGTATCGTATCGGGGCTGGGCGTCGGTGCCGCACTATTCCTTTGGCTTCGGGCCGGCGCGCCGACCTCGCCGACGCGTGCTGGGTGGGTCATCGGAGTTGCGGCGGGCGCTGCAGGTGCGTCGATCATCGCCTTGCTATGTTCGAGCGACGATCTCGTTCATATCACGCTGTGGCACGCGTCGGCGGTTCCGGTTTCGGCGATCGCCGGCCGGTTGATCCTGCCTCGCTTCCTACGCTGGTGA
- the rfbA gene encoding glucose-1-phosphate thymidylyltransferase RfbA, whose product MTARKGIILAGGSGTRLYPITVSVSKQLLPIYDKPMIYYPLTALMLAGIRDILIITTPQDQEQFQRTLGDGSQWGIAISYKTQPSPDGLAQAFILAEEFLNGAPSAMVLGDNIFFGHGLPDLLQEADASPVGATIFGYHVADPQRYGVVDFDEQGNVRAIVEKPAVPPSNYAIAGLYFVDGTAPERARSVTPSARGELEITTLLESYLRDETLAIKRMGRGYAWLDTGTHASLLDAGNFVRTLTERQGQQVGSPDEVAYNMGWIDQEKLAMRAQDFAKNDYGIYLKTLSETDV is encoded by the coding sequence ATGACCGCGCGCAAAGGCATCATCCTCGCGGGCGGTTCGGGGACCCGGCTGTATCCCATTACGGTCAGCGTCTCCAAGCAGCTGCTCCCGATCTACGACAAGCCGATGATCTATTATCCACTGACCGCGCTGATGCTGGCGGGCATTCGGGATATCCTGATCATCACCACACCGCAGGATCAGGAGCAGTTTCAGCGTACCCTGGGCGACGGAAGCCAATGGGGCATCGCAATCAGCTATAAGACCCAGCCCAGCCCCGACGGCCTTGCACAGGCGTTCATCCTAGCCGAAGAGTTTCTGAACGGCGCCCCTTCCGCGATGGTCTTGGGCGACAACATCTTCTTCGGCCACGGCTTACCCGACCTTCTGCAGGAAGCTGACGCAAGTCCGGTTGGCGCAACGATCTTCGGTTATCATGTGGCCGACCCACAACGCTATGGCGTGGTCGATTTCGACGAGCAGGGCAACGTTCGCGCAATTGTAGAAAAACCAGCTGTGCCGCCTTCCAACTATGCCATCGCCGGACTGTATTTCGTCGACGGAACTGCGCCAGAACGCGCGCGCTCGGTTACGCCGTCTGCCCGGGGGGAGCTTGAAATCACGACACTTCTCGAAAGCTATCTTCGCGACGAAACGCTCGCGATCAAGCGGATGGGTCGTGGCTATGCATGGCTCGACACCGGCACCCATGCATCGCTGCTCGACGCGGGAAATTTCGTCCGCACGCTGACGGAGCGCCAGGGTCAACAGGTCGGCTCACCGGATGAAGTCGCGTATAATATGGGTTGGATCGATCAGGAAAAGCTGGCGATGCGTGCCCAAGATTTTGCCAAGAACGACTATGGAATTTATCTGAAGACGCTCAGCGAGACTGATGTTTGA
- the rfbD gene encoding dTDP-4-dehydrorhamnose reductase → MNILVFGRTGQVGTELRKYAGITALGRAEADLADPAACAAAIRSHAPAAVINAAAYTSVDQAEEEEALARVINADAPAAMARICAEMDIPFVHISTDYVFDGASTEASAPEDATRPINAYGRTKLWGEEAIRTAGGRYAILRTSWVFSAHGSNFLKTMLRLSKTRDVISVVEDQTGGPTAASGIAAACLSIAGQLATDAAKSGTYHYSGTPDVSWYDFASEILSMAGSASELRPIPASAYSATAERPPNSRLDCSTTKATFGLARPDWRVALESVLEELEERT, encoded by the coding sequence GTGAATATCCTCGTTTTCGGACGAACCGGCCAAGTTGGCACCGAGCTTCGAAAATATGCCGGCATCACGGCTTTGGGGAGAGCCGAGGCGGACCTTGCGGACCCCGCGGCCTGCGCGGCCGCCATTCGCAGCCATGCACCCGCAGCCGTAATCAATGCCGCAGCTTACACGTCGGTTGACCAAGCCGAAGAAGAAGAGGCGCTGGCCCGGGTAATAAATGCGGATGCCCCCGCCGCAATGGCTCGCATATGCGCCGAGATGGACATTCCCTTCGTCCATATTTCGACGGACTATGTCTTCGACGGCGCCAGCACGGAAGCCTCCGCCCCCGAAGACGCGACCCGCCCCATAAACGCTTATGGGAGAACGAAGCTTTGGGGTGAGGAAGCGATAAGAACGGCGGGAGGCCGTTACGCGATCCTTCGTACTTCCTGGGTCTTTTCCGCGCATGGCTCGAACTTCCTGAAAACCATGTTGCGATTATCCAAAACCCGCGACGTAATAAGCGTAGTCGAGGATCAGACAGGCGGACCAACCGCCGCGTCGGGGATCGCGGCGGCTTGCCTCTCGATCGCAGGACAACTGGCGACCGACGCCGCGAAATCCGGAACCTATCATTACAGCGGCACGCCGGACGTGAGCTGGTATGATTTCGCGTCAGAGATTCTTTCGATGGCGGGCAGCGCGTCGGAACTCAGGCCCATTCCCGCAAGCGCCTATTCGGCGACCGCCGAACGACCGCCGAACTCTCGCCTCGATTGCAGTACGACCAAAGCCACTTTCGGCCTGGCTCGTCCCGACTGGCGAGTTGCGCTGGAATCGGTACTGGAAGAATTGGAAGAAAGAACATGA
- the rfbB gene encoding dTDP-glucose 4,6-dehydratase: MKILVTGGAGFIGSAVVRLAISRGYEVVNLDALTYAACLENLATVADSPLYSFEHADIRDRAALTEIFTRHRPDAVMHLAAESHVDRSIDGPDDFIQTNIVGTFNILEAARKYWSDAGKPDKFRFHHISTDEVFGSLSADPADRFHEETPYSPRSPYSASKASSDHLVRAWHETYGLPVVLTNCSNNYGPNQFPEKLIPVVILNAVSECPIPIYGNGSNVRDWLFVLDHAEALLRVVEAGRVGRSYNIGGDNERSNLDIVQAICAILDDIRPRANGKPYADLITYVADRPGHDARYAIDASRARDELGWRPSVTVEEGLRTTIGWYLDNESWWRPMLERQGLGKRLGTGRRAA; the protein is encoded by the coding sequence ATGAAGATACTCGTCACAGGCGGAGCGGGGTTCATCGGTTCAGCAGTGGTTCGGCTGGCGATATCGCGCGGCTACGAGGTGGTGAACCTCGATGCGCTAACCTATGCGGCATGCCTCGAAAATCTTGCGACGGTCGCTGACAGCCCGCTATATAGTTTCGAGCATGCGGACATCCGTGATCGCGCGGCGCTCACCGAAATTTTCACCCGACATCGTCCGGATGCGGTCATGCATCTGGCAGCGGAATCGCATGTCGATCGTTCCATCGATGGTCCGGACGATTTCATCCAGACGAATATCGTGGGGACCTTCAATATTCTCGAGGCGGCCCGGAAATATTGGTCGGATGCGGGCAAACCCGACAAATTCCGCTTTCATCACATCAGCACGGATGAAGTCTTTGGCTCACTGTCAGCGGATCCCGCCGACCGTTTCCATGAAGAAACCCCCTATAGTCCGCGCAGCCCCTATTCCGCGTCGAAAGCCAGTTCCGACCATTTGGTAAGGGCGTGGCACGAAACCTATGGCTTGCCGGTCGTTCTCACAAATTGCTCGAACAACTATGGCCCCAATCAGTTTCCCGAAAAGCTGATCCCGGTCGTGATCCTTAACGCCGTTTCGGAGTGTCCGATCCCGATCTACGGCAATGGATCGAACGTCCGCGACTGGCTGTTTGTTCTCGATCACGCCGAGGCTTTGCTCCGGGTGGTCGAAGCGGGCCGTGTCGGGCGCAGCTATAACATCGGCGGCGACAATGAACGTTCGAATCTGGATATCGTCCAAGCCATATGCGCGATCCTGGACGATATTCGCCCGCGCGCGAACGGGAAGCCCTATGCCGATCTCATTACCTATGTCGCCGACCGCCCCGGTCACGACGCCCGCTATGCGATCGACGCATCGCGGGCGCGCGACGAGCTTGGCTGGCGCCCGTCAGTCACCGTCGAAGAAGGGCTGAGGACAACGATAGGCTGGTATCTCGACAATGAGAGCTGGTGGCGTCCGATGCTCGAACGTCAAGGCCTGGGTAAACGTCTCGGAACCGGGCGGAGGGCGGCGTGA
- the rfbC gene encoding dTDP-4-dehydrorhamnose 3,5-epimerase, with the protein MEIHEPIPGLKVITPDRHGDHRGFFSEVWNQRGFSELGVDIAFVQDNISFSAQAGTVRGLHYQSPPHAQAKLVRCGRGRLFDVAVDIRKGSPTFGKWFGIELSFENARQLLVPAGFLHGFMTREADTEISYKCSDYYAPEAEGTIRWDDPEIGIEWPLSGTPILSGRDAEAGPLASLDSPFLWQGRA; encoded by the coding sequence ATGGAAATCCACGAACCCATCCCCGGACTTAAGGTCATCACTCCGGATCGCCATGGCGATCACCGGGGTTTCTTTAGCGAGGTCTGGAATCAAAGGGGCTTTAGCGAGCTCGGGGTCGATATTGCCTTTGTTCAGGACAATATCTCATTCTCGGCGCAGGCCGGGACGGTGCGCGGTCTCCATTATCAATCGCCCCCTCACGCGCAGGCCAAACTGGTTCGCTGCGGTCGCGGACGACTATTCGATGTCGCGGTGGATATCCGCAAAGGCTCCCCGACTTTCGGCAAATGGTTCGGGATCGAACTCAGCTTCGAGAACGCCAGACAACTCCTTGTCCCGGCAGGCTTTCTTCATGGGTTTATGACCCGCGAGGCCGATACGGAAATTTCATACAAATGCTCGGACTATTACGCTCCAGAGGCCGAAGGAACGATACGTTGGGACGACCCGGAGATTGGGATCGAGTGGCCGCTGTCCGGCACTCCCATACTTAGCGGCCGTGACGCAGAAGCCGGTCCGCTCGCCAGTCTGGACAGCCCCTTTTTGTGGCAGGGCCGCGCATGA